A genomic window from Nicotiana sylvestris chromosome 11, ASM39365v2, whole genome shotgun sequence includes:
- the LOC138880943 gene encoding uncharacterized protein, producing the protein MGYADRNVRDVSYMVGERVLLRVSPMKGVMRFAKKGKLSPRFIGPFEILRRIGEVSNELALPPSLAGVHPFSSVQLDKDLPYVEEPVAILDRQVQKLRLKNIASVKIQWQLGKEFLHLSTVEYDDTSTGCALILHEILDSWQDELHSSYR; encoded by the exons ATGGGTTACGCGGACCGGaatgttcgtgatgtttcctatatggttggagagcgggttcttcttcgggtttcgcctatgaagggcgttatgagatttgcgaaaaaagggaagttgagtccgaggtttattggtcctttcgAGATATTGCGACGTATTGGGGAGGTTTCtaatgagcttgccttacctcctagcttggcaggagttcacccg ttcagttcagtccagttggacaaggatctaccttatgttgaggagccagtggcgatattggacaggcaggttcaaaagttgaggttaaagaatattgcatcagtaaagATTCAGTGGCAG CTGG GGAAAGAGTTCCTTCACTTATCAACTGTCGAATATGATGATACCTCAACTGGATGTGCTTTGATCTTGCATGAAATActggattcttggcaagatgAATTGCACTCTAGCTATCGCTGA